From a single Paramisgurnus dabryanus chromosome 17, PD_genome_1.1, whole genome shotgun sequence genomic region:
- the akt1 gene encoding RAC-alpha serine/threonine-protein kinase, which produces MMTTAGVVIVKEGWLHKRGEYIKTWRPRYFLLKSDGTFIGYKERPQDVDQLETPLNNFSVAQCQLMKTERPKANTFIIRCLQWTTVIERTFHVERPEEREEWTKAIQAVADSLQKEEEMMDSSPDPMDMEMYLTKPRQKVTMNDFEYLKLLGKGTFGKVILVKEKATGRYYAMKILKKEVIVAKDEVAHTLAENRVLQNSKHPFLTGLKYSFQTHDRLCFVMEYANGGELFFHLSRDRVFSEERARFYGAEIVSALDYLHSEKNVVYRDLKLENLMLDKDGHIKITDFGLCKEGITDGATMKTFCGTPEYLAPEVLEDNDYGRAVDWWGLGVVMYEMMCGRLPFYNQDHERLFELILMEDIRFPRTLAPEAKSLLSCLLKKDPKHRLGGGPEDAKEIMQHKFFTGIVWQDVYEKKLIPPFKPQVTSETDTRYFDEEFTGQTITITPPGQGDSMEVFDSERRPHFPQFSYSASGTS; this is translated from the exons GAGAATACATAAAGACGTGGCGGCCGCGGTATTTTCTGCTGAAGAGCGACGGTACGTTTATCGGCTATAAGGAGCGGCCGCAGGATGTCGATCAGCTGGAAACACCATTAAATAATTTCTCAGTGGCCC AGTGTCAGCTGATGAAGACAGAACGACCCAAAGCCAATACATTCATCATACGCTGCCTACAGTGGACCACTGTCATCGAACGCACCTTCCATGTAGAGAGGCCTGAGGAACG GGAGGAGTGGACCAAAGCCATTCAGGCTGTGGCCGACAGTCTACAGAAAGAGGAGGAGATGATGGACTCGTCTCCTGATCCCATGGACATGGAAATGTATTTGACCAAACCTCGACAGAAAGTG ACTATGAATGATTTTGAATACCTCAAGCTCTTGGGAAAAGGCACTTTTGGGAAGGTGATTCTGGTGAAGGAGAAAGCGACTGGAAGATATTACGCCATGAAGATCCTTAAAAAAGAAGTGATTGTAGCCAAA GATGAAGTGGCTCACACGCTCGCTGAAAACCGCGTCCTCCAAAACTCTAAACACCCGTTCCTGACG GGTCTGAAGTATTCATTTCAAACTCACGACCGCTTGTGTTTTGTCATGGAGTATGCAAACGGAGGAGAG CTTTTTTTCCACTTGTCCCGGGATCGAGTTTTCTCCGAGGAGCGAGCGAGGTTTTATGGGGCAGAGATCGTGTCTGCGCTGGATTACCTGCATTCAGAGAAAAACGTGGTCTACAGAGATCTGAAG CTGGAGAATCTGATGCTGGATaaagatggacacataaagatCACCGACTTCGGTTTGTGTAAAGAGGGAATCACTGATGGAGCCACTATGAAGACTTTCTGTGGAACTCCAGAATATCTCGCACCTGAG GTACTGGAGGATAATGATTATGGTCGTGCGGTGGACTGGTGGGGTTTGGGTGTGGTCATGTATGAGATGATGTGTGGACGGCTCCCCTTCTATAATCAGGATCATGAGCGTTTGTTTGAGCTCATCCTTATGGAGGACATTCGCTTTCCTCGCACGCTCGCTCCGGAGGCTAAATCTCTCTTGTCCTGCCTGCTCAAGAAAGACCCGAAGCATAG gtTAGGTGGTGGCCCTGAGGATGCTAAAGAGATCATGCAGCACAAATTCTTTACTGGAATAGTGTGGCAAGATGTTTATGAAAAGAAG TTGATTCCCCCATTTAAACCGCAGGTGACCTCAGAAACAGACACCAGATATTTTGATGAAGAGTTCACAGGACAGACCATCACCATCACACCACCTGGACAAG GTGACAGCATGGAGGTGTTCGACAGTGAGAGGAGGCCACATTTCCCACAGTTCTCCTACTCCGCCAGTGGAACATCATGA